AAATGACGAACTCGCCAGCGACACCGCAGACCCCGCCTCAGAGCCATCCCTCCCACGCTCCTGCCTCTCACTGATCACTGCTGACTGATCACTCGGCACTCTGCCTTTCTCGAGCGCCTCCCTCACACTCACCCCCTTCGCATCCCTCAAATTCAGCACCCCCTCCGTCAGCTCCCCCACACAAGCCCGGCTCCCCAGATACGTCGCATGAAAGCGCACCCCCTCTTCATCGGAGAAACCCAGCACATGCACCGGAAACGAAAGCGCCCCCGTCACCTCCAGCGCCGCAATCGCGATCAAAACCCCCAGCGGTCCATCATACTTCCCCGCATCGATCACAGTATCCAAATGCGACCCCAGCACCAAAGCCCTCCCATCACCTTCCTCCTCACCCTCTTCTTCCTGCCTCTCACTGAAAACTGAACCCTGAACCCTAGCAAACTCCCCCTGCCTTTCCCGCATCACCCCCCTCACCGTCCCCCCTCGGTCAAACCCCACCTCCATCCCCGCCGCCCTCATCCACTCCCCCACCCGGCGCGCCGCCTCCAGATTCGCCGGGGACAGGAAACCCCGGCTCAAGCCATCACCCGGCGTATCCGTCAACTCACCCAGCTCCTCGATCCGCTCCAGCAGCCGGTCCAAGGCATCCTCAAGCTTCTCATCCACCCCACCATTCAAACCCGAATCCCGCCCCAAATTCAACGCCCGATCTTCCACCTCCACACCAAAGCGACCCGGTCCACAGGGCTTTCCCCTCCGCGCTCCGCAGGAGCGGTCCGCATAAAATGTAGCGTCGCTCGATGAGCGTCGGAAACTCGCGGCACCGGCCGCATCGAGAGATTCCCCCAAGATCACTCTCGGCCAAAGCCGCGACACGCCCTCTTCGTCCCCCTCATCCCTCCTGACTTTCACTGATCACTGATCACTCGGCACTCCGCCTTTTCCTCTTCCTCTCCGCTCCTAGCTCTCCGTTCTCCGCTTCCCTCAACTCCCCCGATACGTCGAATACGCGTACGGTGAGCAAACCAGCGGCACGTGATACGACTGCCCCGCCTCCACCCGGAAGCGCACGGGAACCACGTCCAAAAAGGGTGAGTCCACCCCCAACTCCCTGAAGTAGGCCCCCGCGTGGAAATGCAGCTCGTAGGTTCCCGGCACCAGCGCGTCTCCCTTCAGCAGTGCCTCACCACTACGCCCGTCCGCATTGGTCACGATCGAAACCACAGCCGCCCCATCTTTCAGAAGATCCACTCGCATGCCCTCCGCGGGCCGGCCATGGGCGGTATCGAGGACGTGGGTGGTAAGCTTCCCCATCGGTCCAACATCAGCAGAACCCGTCCCGTGGAGCAAGCGCAGGGAAGGAGGGCACTCTTGTCTGCCGGGTTGAGCCTCGGTCGCGTCCTCCAACCCGTATTG
This portion of the Luteolibacter luteus genome encodes:
- the uraH gene encoding hydroxyisourate hydrolase; protein product: MGKLTTHVLDTAHGRPAEGMRVDLLKDGAAVVSIVTNADGRSGEALLKGDALVPGTYELHFHAGAYFRELGVDSPFLDVVPVRFRVEAGQSYHVPLVCSPYAYSTYRGS